The Oncorhynchus tshawytscha isolate Ot180627B linkage group LG30, Otsh_v2.0, whole genome shotgun sequence genome includes a region encoding these proteins:
- the mrps31 gene encoding 28S ribosomal protein S31, mitochondrial, whose protein sequence is MYRILLLSVCPVRNRALHVYIREACLRSSKCDMVSLPICRATNGGVFNAFGTSSVIHCEKKEGPLPPKEENSALKDGEQKVAIKMVGEKVIELQDYVKMVAEQSEQRVGVKMEGVTESVKIEEILIQTEEVEKKLESKVEAAKASEKIKEKIQIITEVEPILEVRMEAVKESKIEEIPVKMDSEKMEAIQTKTALLPIPEVKLEDVKESEEMKEIMLASKTEEVKQKLEVTMAVGKEGETIVEIQVKTEEVVDVKKEGDKVVEEQMLEVNKEEQQTEAPPKDEIQPVKSGKESLLDLLGAMKVEVTNKRKFKALKVQRTSETAARPMPAAMESTTSMFQEATGMADVPAPAPSEPLSPELVAAVSAAAATLPNQSQAESELLKKLRQHEAIGEAQKNGDVNNIGVIIADMKVGKKPNGRQNARPANQIRFDEDGRGYTHDRGITAELDGGLRRRRSLFSGKRLNIFTPSTEPEADTDIAVPTLWDMELANQVALSTNQMPRNGFEEMIQWTKEGRLWQYPINNEAGLEAEAQVPFHEHVFLEKHLEEGFPRQGPVRHFMELVVSGLAKNPYYTIQQKREHIAWFRDYFQQKEEVLKEAEVYLN, encoded by the exons ATGTATAGAATACTACTATTGTCCGTCTGTCCGGTTAGAAATCGTGCATTACATGTGTACATCCGCGAGGCATGTTTAAGGTCGTCGAAATGTGATATGGTTTCACTCCCCATTTGCAG aGCTACGAATGGAGGGGTCTTCAATGCATTTGGCACAAGCTCTGTCATCCACTGTGAAAAGAAAGAGGGGCCACTCCCTCCCAAGGAAGAAAATAGTGCATTGAAGGATGGTGAGCAGAAGGTAGCAATAAAGATGGTTGGAGAGAAGGTCATAGAGCTACAAGATTATGTAAAAATGGTAGCAGAACAGAGCGAGCAGAGAGTAGGGGTGAAAATGGAGGGAGTAACAGAGAGTGTCAAAATTGAAGAAATTCTTATACAAACAGAAGAGGTTGAGAAAAAACTAGAATCAAAGGTGGAGGCAGCAAAGGCGAGTGAGAAAATCAAAGAAAAAATCCAGATTATAACAGAGGTTGAGCCAATTCTCGAGGTAAGAATGGAGGCTGTAAAGGAGAGCAAAATAGAGGAAATTCCAGTTAAGATGGATAGTGAGAAAATGGAAGCAATCCAGACTAAAACAGCACTTTTGCCCATTCCAGAAGTAAAGCTGGAGGATGTAAAGGAGAGTGAGGAAATGAAAGAAATCATGTTAGCCAGTAaaacagaggaggttaaacaaaaGCTAGAAGTAACAATGGCGGTAGGAAAGGAGGGTGAAACAATTGTTGAGATCCAGGTTAAAACAGAAGAGGTTGTAGATgtaaagaaagagggagacaaaGTTGTAGAGGAGCAGATGTTAGAGGTCAATAAGGAGGAACAACAGACAGAAGCCCCCCCCAAGGATGAAATTCAGCCTGTGAAGAGTGGGAAGGAGAGTCTGCTGGACCTCCTGGGGGCCATGAAGGTCGAGGTCACCAACAAAAGGAAGTTTAAGGCCTTAAAGGTGCAGAGGACCTCTGAGACTGCTGCCAGGCCCATGCCAGCAGCTATGGAGAGCACCACCAGTATGTTCCAGGAGGCCACTGGCATGGCTGACGTACCAGCACCTGCCCCAAG tgagccACTGAGCCCTGAGCTGGTTGctgctgtctctgctgctgcagcTACTTTACCTAACCAAAGCCAGGCTGAGTCAGAGCTGCTGAAGAAGCTGAGGCAACATGAAGCTATCGGAGAGGCACAGAAGAACGGGGACGTCAACAACATTGG GGTTATCATTGCTGACATGAAGGTGGGGAAGAAGCCCAACGGCAGGCAGAACGCCCGGCCGGCCAATCAGATCCGCTTTGATGAAGATGGGCGGGGCTACACCCATgatagaggcatcactgcagagttggatggtggatTACGGAGGAG GAGAAGTCTATTTTCAGGGAAAAGGCTGAACATCTTCACCCCGAGCACTGAACCGGAGGCAGACACAGATATAGCTGTTCCGACCCTATGGGACATGGAGTTAGCCAATCAAGTGGCCCTGTCAACCAATCAAATGCCTCGTAATGGCTTTGAGGAGATGATCCAGTGGACCAAAGAGGGCAGGCTGTGGCAGTATCCAATTAACAATGAGGCTG GTCTTGAGGCGGAGGCCCAGGTGCCCTTCCATGAGCACGTGTTCCTGGAGAAACACCTGGAGGAAGGCTTCCCACGCCAGGGACCTGTCAGACACTTCATGGAGCTGGTGGTCTCGGGCCTGGCTAAAAATCCCTACTACACAATACAGCAAAAGAGAGAACATATAGCCTGGTTCAGGGACTACTTTCAGCAGAAAGAGGAGGTCCTCAAGGAGGCAGAGGTTTACCTCAACTGA